Proteins found in one Pongo pygmaeus isolate AG05252 chromosome 8, NHGRI_mPonPyg2-v2.0_pri, whole genome shotgun sequence genomic segment:
- the PPRC1 gene encoding peroxisome proliferator-activated receptor gamma coactivator-related protein 1 isoform X1, with amino-acid sequence MAARRGRRDGVAPPPSGGPGPDPGGGARGSGWGSRSQAPYGTLGAVSGGEQVLLHEEGGDSGFVSLSRLGPSLRDKDLEMEELMLQDETLLGTMQSYMDASLISLIEDFGSLGESRLSLEDQNEVSLLTALTEILDNADSENLSPFDSIPDSELLVSPREGSSLHKLLTLSRTPPERDLITPVDPLGPSTGSSRGSGVEMSLPDPSWDFSPPSFLETSSPKLPSWRPPRSRPRWGQSPPPQQRSDGEEEEEVASFSGQILAGELDNCVSSIPDFPMHLACPEEEDKATAAEMAVPAAGDESISSLSELVRAMHPYCLPNLTQLASLEDELQEQPDDLTLPEGCVVLEIVGQAATAGDDLEIPVVVRQVSPGPRPVLLDDSLETSSALQLLMPTLESETEAAVPKVTLCSEKEGLSLNSEEKLDSACLLKPREVVEPVVPKEPQNPPANAAPGSQRARKGRKKKSKEQPASCLEGYARRLRSSSRGQSTVGTEVTSQVDNLQKQSQEELQKESGPLQGKGKPRAWARAWAAALENPSPKNLERSAGQCSPAKEGPLDLYPKLADTIQANPIPTHLSLVDSAQASPMPVDSVEADPTAVGPVLAGPIPVDPGLADLASTSSELVEPLPAEPVLINPVLADSAAVDPAVVPISDNLPPVDAVPSGPPPVDLALVDPVPNDLTPVDPVLVKSRPTDPRRGAVSSALGGSAPQLLVESESLDPPKTIIPEVKEVVDSLKIESGTSATTHEARPRPLSLSEYRRRRQQRQAETEERSPQPPTGKWPSLPETPTGLADIPCLVIPPASAKKTALQRSPEAPPEICLVPVGPSPASPSPEPPVSKPVASAPTEQVPSQEMPLLARPSPSVQSVSSVVPTPPAMSTALPFPAGGLGMPPSLPPPALQPPSLPLSMGPVLPDPFTHYAPVPPWPCYPHVSPSGYPCLPLPPTVPLVSGTPGAYAVPPTCNVPWAPPPAPVSPYSSTCTYGPLGWGPGPQHAPFWSTVPPPPLPPASVGRAVPQPKMESRGTPAGPPENVLPVSMAPPLSLGLPGHGAPQTEPTKVEVKPVPASPHPKHKVSALVQSPQMKAPACVSAEGVTVEEPASERLKPETQETRPREKPPLPATKAVPTPRQSTVPKLPAVHPARLRKLSFLPTPRTQGSEDVVQAFISEIGIEASDLSSLLEQFEKSEAKKECPPPAPADSLAVGNSGGVDIPQEKRPLDRLQAPELANVAGLTPPATPPHQLWKPLAAVSLLAKAKSPKSTAQEGTLKPEGVTEAKHPAAVRLQEGVHGPSRVHVGSGDHDYCVRSRTPPKKMPALVIPEVGSRWNVKRHQDITIKPVLSLGPAAPPPPCIAASREPLDHRTSSEQADPSAPCLAPSSLLSPEASPCRNDMNTRTPPEPSAKQRSMRCYRKACRSASPSSQGWQGRRGRNSRSVSSGSNQTSEASSSSSSSSSSSSRSRSRSLSPPHKRWRRSSCSSSGRSRRCSSSSSSSSSSSSSSSSSSSRSRSRSPSPRRRSDRRRRYSSYRSHDHYQRQRVLQKERAIEERRVVFIGKIPGRMTRSELKQRFSVFGEIEECTIHFRVQGDNYGFVTYRYAEEAFAAIESGHKLRQADEQPFDLCFGGRRQFCKRSYSDLDSNREDFDPAPVKSKFDSLDFDTLLKQAQKNLRR; translated from the exons ATGGCGGCGCGCCGGGGACGGAGAGACGGAGTCGCGCCGCCCCCGAGTGGGGGTCCCGGTCCGGACCCTGGCGGGGGAGCCCGCGGCAGCGGTTGGGGAAGTCGAAGCCAAGCGCCGTATGGGACTTTGGGCGCTGTGAGCGGCGGCGAGCAG GTGCTGCTGCATGAGGAGGGAGGTGATTCTGGCTTTGTCAGTCTCTCTCGGCTGGGCCCATCTCTGAGGGACAAGGACCTGGAAATGGAGGAGCTAATGCTGCAGGATGAGACACTGCTGGGGACCATGCAGAGCTACATGGATGCCTCCCTTATCTCCCTCATTGAGGATTTTGGGAGCCTTGGAGAG AGCAGGTTATCTCTGGAGGACCAGAATGAAGTGTCGCTGCTCACGGCTCTGACGGAGATCTTGGACAATGCAGATTCTGAGAACCTTTCTCCATTTGACAGCATTCCTGATTCGGAGCTGCTTGTGTCACCCCGGGAGGGCTCTTCT CTGCACAAGCTGCTTACTCTCTCTCGGACACCCCCAGAACGTGACCTCATCACCCCAGTTGACCCACTGGGGCCCAGTACAGGCAGCAGTAGAGGGAGTGGG GTTGAAATGTCTCTTCCAGATCCCTCTTGGGACTTCTCCCCACCCTCTTTCTTAGAGACCTCTTCCCCCAAGCTTCCTAGCTGGAGACCCCCAAGATCAAGACCACGCTGGGGCcaatccccacctccccagcAGCGCAGTGatggagaagaagaggaggaggtggcCAGCTTCAGTGGCCAGATTCTTGCTGGGGAGCTTGACAACTGTGTGAGCAGTATCCCGGACTTCCCCATGCATTTGGCCTGCCCTGAGGAGGAAGATAAAGCAACAGCAGCAGAGATGGCAGTGCCAGCAGCTGGTGATGAGAGCATCTCCTCCCTGAGTGAGCTGGTGCGGGCCATGCACCCATACTGCCTGCCCAACCTCACCCAACTGGCATCGCTTGAGGATGAGCTTCAGGAGCAGCCAGATGATTTGACACTGCCTGAGGGCTGTGTAGTGCTGGAGATTGTGGGGCAGGCAGCCACAGCTGGCGATGACCTGGAGATCCCAGTTGTGGTGCGACAGGTCTCTCCTGGACCCCGGCCTGTGCTCCTGGATGACTCGCTAGAGACTAGTTCTGCCTTGCAGCTGCTTATGCCTACACTGGAGTCAGAGACGGAGGCTGCTGTGCCCAAGGTAACCCTCTGCTCTGAGAAAGAGGGGTTGTCATTGAACTCAGAGGAGAAGCTGGACTCAGCCTGCTTATTGAAGCCCAGGGAGGTCGTGGAGCCGGTGGTGCCCAAGGAACCTCAGAACCCACCTGCCAATGCAGCACCAGGTTCCCAGAGAGCTCGAAAGGGCAGGAAGAAGAAGAGCAAGGAGCAGCCAGCATCCTGTTTGGAAGGCTatgccaggaggctgaggtcatcTTCTCGCGGGCAGTCTACCGTAGGTACGGAAGTGACCTCTCAGGTAGACAACTTGCAGAAACAGTCTCAGGAAGAACTTCAAAAAGAGTCTGGGCCTCTCCAGGGTAAGGGGAAGCCCCGAGCTTGGGCTCGGGCCTGGGCAGCTGCCTTGGAGAATCCTAGCCCTAAGAACTTGGAGAGAAGTGCTGGACAATGTAGTCCTGCTAAAGAAGGCCCTCTAGACCTCTACCCCAAGCTGGCTGACACTATCCAAGCCAATCCTATACCAACCCATCTCTCATTGGTCGACTCTGCCCAAGCCAGCCCCATGCCAGTTGACTCTGTTGAAGCTGATCCCACTGCAGTTGGCCCTGTTCTAGCTGGCCCTATACCTGTTGACCCTGGGTTGGCTGACCTTGCTTCAACCAGCTCAGAACTGGTTGAGCCTCTGCCAGCTGAGCCAGTGCTGATCAACCCAGTCCTGGCTGACTCAGCAGCAGTTGACCCTGCAGTGGTTCCCATCTCAGATAACTTGCCACCAGTTGATGCTGTCCCATCTGGCCCACCACCAGTTGATCTAGCACTAGTTGACCCTGTTCCTAATGACCTGACTCCAGTTGACCCAGTGCTAGTTAAGTCCAGACCAACTGATCCCAGACGTGGTGCAGTGTCATCAGCCCTGGGGGGTTCAGCACCCCAGCTCCTCGTGGAGTCAGAGTCCTTGGACCCACCAAAGACCATCATCCCTGAAGTCAAAGAGGTTGTGGATTCTCTGAAAATTGAAAGTGGTACCAGTGCTACAACCCACGAAGCCAGACCTCGGCCTCTCAGCTTATCTGAGTACCGGCGACGAAGGCAGCAACGCCAAgcagaaacagaagagagaagtcCCCAGCCTCCAACTGGGAAGTGGCCTAGCCTTCCAGAGACTCCCACAGGGCTGGCAGACATCCCTTGTCTTGTCATCCCACCAGCCTCAGCCAAGAAGACAGCTCTTCAGAGAAGCCCTGAAGCACCCCCTGAGATTTGCCTTGTGCCTGTAGGTCCCAGCCCTGCTTCTCCTAGTCCTGAGCCACCTGTAAGCAAACCTGTGGCCTCAGCTCCCACTGAGCAGGTGCCATCCCAGGAGATGCCACTGTTGGCGAGACCTTCCCCTTCTGTGCAGTCTGTGTCCTCTGTTGTGCCCACACCTCCCGCGATGTCTACTGCCCTGCCTTTCCCTGCAGGTGGGCTGGGCATGCCCCCCAGTCTGCCCCCACCTGCCTTGCAGCCTCCTAGTCTTCCATTGTCTATGGGGCCAGTACTACCTGATCCGTTTACTCACTATGCCCCCGTGCCACCCTGGCCTTGTTATCCTCATGTGTCCCCTTCTGGCTATCCTTGCCTGcccctcccaccaacagtgcccCTAGTGTCTGGTACTCCTGGTGCCTATGCCGTGCCTCCCACTTGCAATGTGCCTTGGGCACcccctcctgccccagtctcacCTTACAGTTCCACCTGTACCTATGGGCCCTTGGGATGGGGCCCAGGGCCTCAACATGCTCCATTCTGGTCTACTGTTCCCCCACCTCCTTTGCCTCCAGCCTCCGTTGGGAGAGCTGTTCCCCAACCTAAGATGGAGTCTAGGGGCACTCCAGCTGGCCCTCCTGAAAATGTACTTCCCGTGTCGATGGCTCCTCCCCTCAGTCTTGGGCTACCTGGCCATGGAGCTCCTCAGACAGAGCCTACCAAGGTGGAGGTCAAGCCAGTGCCTGCATCTCCCCATCCGAAACACAAGGTGTCTGCCCTGGTGCAAAGTCCCCAGATGAAGGCTCCAGCATGTGTGTCTGCTGAAGGTGTGACTGTTGAGGAGCCTGCATCAGAGAGGCTAAAGCCTGAGACCCAAGAGACCAGGCCCAGGGAGAAGCCCCCCTTACCTGCTACCAAGGCTGTTCCGACACCAAGGCAGAGCACTGTCCCCAAGCTGCCTGCTGTCCACCCAGCCCGTCTAAGGAAGCTGTCCTTCCTGCCTACCCCACGTACTCAGGGTTCTGAAGATGTGGTACAGGCTTTCATCAGTGAGATTG GAATTGAGGCATCGGACCTGTCCAGTCTGCTGGAGCAGTTTGAGAAATCAGAAG CCAAAAAGGAGTGTCCTCCTCCGGCTCCTGCTGACAGCTTGGCTGTAGGAAACTCAGG CGGCGTTGACATTCCCCAGGAGAAGAGGCCCCTAGACCGGTTACAAGCCCCAGAACTGGCCAACGTGGCAG GGCTCACCCCTCCAGCTACCCCTCCCCACCAGTTATGGAAGCCCCTGGCTGCTGTCTCACTGCTGGCCAAAGCCAAATCTCCTAAGTCCACCGCCCAGGAGGGAACCCTGAAGCCTGAAGGAGTTACGGAGGCCAAACATCCAGCTGCAGTTCGCCTCCAAGAAGGGGTCCATGGCCCTAGTCGAGTCCATGTGGGCTCTGGGGACCATGACTATTGTGTCCGGAGCAGGACTCCCCCAAAAAAGATGCCTGCCCTAGTCATTCCAGAGGTGGGCTCCCGATGGAATGTCAAGCGCCATCAGGACATCACCATCAAACCTGTCTTGTCCTTGGGCCCAGCTGCCCCTCCGCCCCCATGCATAGCTGCCTCCCGGGAGCCACTTGATCACAGGACTAGCAGTGAGCAGGCAGATCCCTCAGCACCCTGCCTTGCCCCATCCAGCTTGCTGTCCCCTGAGGCTTCACCCTGCCGGAATGACATGAACACTAGGACTCCCCCTGAACCCTCAGCCAAGCAGCGGTCAATGCGCTGTTACCGAAAAGCCTGCAGGTCAGCCAGCCCCTCAAGCCAGGGCTGGCAGGGCCGCCGAGGCCGCAACAGCCGTTCTGTCAGCTCTGGGTCCAACCAGACCAGCGAAGCatcttcctcctcatcctcatcGTCGTCTTCCTCATCCCGATCTCGGTCCAGGTCCCTCTCCCCCCCACACAAGAGGTGGCGAAG GTCCAGCTGTAGTTCCTCTGGACGTTCTCGAAGATGCTCTTCCTCCTCTTCGTCATCATCTTCCTCTTCGTCTTCCTCATCCTCATCCAGTTCTCGAAGCCGCTCCCGCTCCCCATCCCCCCGCCGGAGAAGTGACAGGAGGCGGCG GTACAGCTCTTATCGTTCACATGACCATTACCAAAGGCAAAGAGTGCTGCAAAAGGAGCGTGCAATA GAAGAAAGAAGGGTGGTCTTCATTGGAAAGATACCTGGCCGTATGACTCGATCAGAGCTGAAACAGAGGTTCTCCGTTTTTGGAGAGATTGAGGAGTGCACCATCCACTTCCGTGTCCAAGG GGACAACTACGGCTTCGTCACTTATCGCTATGCTGAGGAGGCATTTGCAGCCATTGAGAGTGGCCACAAGCTGCGGCAGGCAGATGAGCAGCCCTTTGATCTCTGCTTTGGGGGCCGAAGGCAATTCTGCAAGAGGAGCTATTCTGATCTTG ACTCCAACCGGGAAGACTTTGACCCAGCACCTGTAAAGAGCAAATTTGATTCTCTTGACTTTGACACATTGTTGAAACAGGCCCAGAAGAACCTCAGGAGGTAA
- the PPRC1 gene encoding peroxisome proliferator-activated receptor gamma coactivator-related protein 1 isoform X5 has product MAARRGRRDGVAPPPSGGPGPDPGGGARGSGWGSRSQAPYGTLGAVSGGEQVLLHEEGGDSGFVSLSRLGPSLRDKDLEMEELMLQDETLLGTMQSYMDASLISLIEDFGSLGEVEMSLPDPSWDFSPPSFLETSSPKLPSWRPPRSRPRWGQSPPPQQRSDGEEEEEVASFSGQILAGELDNCVSSIPDFPMHLACPEEEDKATAAEMAVPAAGDESISSLSELVRAMHPYCLPNLTQLASLEDELQEQPDDLTLPEGCVVLEIVGQAATAGDDLEIPVVVRQVSPGPRPVLLDDSLETSSALQLLMPTLESETEAAVPKVTLCSEKEGLSLNSEEKLDSACLLKPREVVEPVVPKEPQNPPANAAPGSQRARKGRKKKSKEQPASCLEGYARRLRSSSRGQSTVGTEVTSQVDNLQKQSQEELQKESGPLQGKGKPRAWARAWAAALENPSPKNLERSAGQCSPAKEGPLDLYPKLADTIQANPIPTHLSLVDSAQASPMPVDSVEADPTAVGPVLAGPIPVDPGLADLASTSSELVEPLPAEPVLINPVLADSAAVDPAVVPISDNLPPVDAVPSGPPPVDLALVDPVPNDLTPVDPVLVKSRPTDPRRGAVSSALGGSAPQLLVESESLDPPKTIIPEVKEVVDSLKIESGTSATTHEARPRPLSLSEYRRRRQQRQAETEERSPQPPTGKWPSLPETPTGLADIPCLVIPPASAKKTALQRSPEAPPEICLVPVGPSPASPSPEPPVSKPVASAPTEQVPSQEMPLLARPSPSVQSVSSVVPTPPAMSTALPFPAGGLGMPPSLPPPALQPPSLPLSMGPVLPDPFTHYAPVPPWPCYPHVSPSGYPCLPLPPTVPLVSGTPGAYAVPPTCNVPWAPPPAPVSPYSSTCTYGPLGWGPGPQHAPFWSTVPPPPLPPASVGRAVPQPKMESRGTPAGPPENVLPVSMAPPLSLGLPGHGAPQTEPTKVEVKPVPASPHPKHKVSALVQSPQMKAPACVSAEGVTVEEPASERLKPETQETRPREKPPLPATKAVPTPRQSTVPKLPAVHPARLRKLSFLPTPRTQGSEDVVQAFISEIGIEASDLSSLLEQFEKSEAKKECPPPAPADSLAVGNSGGVDIPQEKRPLDRLQAPELANVAGLTPPATPPHQLWKPLAAVSLLAKAKSPKSTAQEGTLKPEGVTEAKHPAAVRLQEGVHGPSRVHVGSGDHDYCVRSRTPPKKMPALVIPEVGSRWNVKRHQDITIKPVLSLGPAAPPPPCIAASREPLDHRTSSEQADPSAPCLAPSSLLSPEASPCRNDMNTRTPPEPSAKQRSMRCYRKACRSASPSSQGWQGRRGRNSRSVSSGSNQTSEASSSSSSSSSSSSRSRSRSLSPPHKRWRRSSCSSSGRSRRCSSSSSSSSSSSSSSSSSSSRSRSRSPSPRRRSDRRRRYSSYRSHDHYQRQRVLQKERAIEERRVVFIGKIPGRMTRSELKQRFSVFGEIEECTIHFRVQGDNYGFVTYRYAEEAFAAIESGHKLRQADEQPFDLCFGGRRQFCKRSYSDLDSNREDFDPAPVKSKFDSLDFDTLLKQAQKNLRR; this is encoded by the exons ATGGCGGCGCGCCGGGGACGGAGAGACGGAGTCGCGCCGCCCCCGAGTGGGGGTCCCGGTCCGGACCCTGGCGGGGGAGCCCGCGGCAGCGGTTGGGGAAGTCGAAGCCAAGCGCCGTATGGGACTTTGGGCGCTGTGAGCGGCGGCGAGCAG GTGCTGCTGCATGAGGAGGGAGGTGATTCTGGCTTTGTCAGTCTCTCTCGGCTGGGCCCATCTCTGAGGGACAAGGACCTGGAAATGGAGGAGCTAATGCTGCAGGATGAGACACTGCTGGGGACCATGCAGAGCTACATGGATGCCTCCCTTATCTCCCTCATTGAGGATTTTGGGAGCCTTGGAGAG GTTGAAATGTCTCTTCCAGATCCCTCTTGGGACTTCTCCCCACCCTCTTTCTTAGAGACCTCTTCCCCCAAGCTTCCTAGCTGGAGACCCCCAAGATCAAGACCACGCTGGGGCcaatccccacctccccagcAGCGCAGTGatggagaagaagaggaggaggtggcCAGCTTCAGTGGCCAGATTCTTGCTGGGGAGCTTGACAACTGTGTGAGCAGTATCCCGGACTTCCCCATGCATTTGGCCTGCCCTGAGGAGGAAGATAAAGCAACAGCAGCAGAGATGGCAGTGCCAGCAGCTGGTGATGAGAGCATCTCCTCCCTGAGTGAGCTGGTGCGGGCCATGCACCCATACTGCCTGCCCAACCTCACCCAACTGGCATCGCTTGAGGATGAGCTTCAGGAGCAGCCAGATGATTTGACACTGCCTGAGGGCTGTGTAGTGCTGGAGATTGTGGGGCAGGCAGCCACAGCTGGCGATGACCTGGAGATCCCAGTTGTGGTGCGACAGGTCTCTCCTGGACCCCGGCCTGTGCTCCTGGATGACTCGCTAGAGACTAGTTCTGCCTTGCAGCTGCTTATGCCTACACTGGAGTCAGAGACGGAGGCTGCTGTGCCCAAGGTAACCCTCTGCTCTGAGAAAGAGGGGTTGTCATTGAACTCAGAGGAGAAGCTGGACTCAGCCTGCTTATTGAAGCCCAGGGAGGTCGTGGAGCCGGTGGTGCCCAAGGAACCTCAGAACCCACCTGCCAATGCAGCACCAGGTTCCCAGAGAGCTCGAAAGGGCAGGAAGAAGAAGAGCAAGGAGCAGCCAGCATCCTGTTTGGAAGGCTatgccaggaggctgaggtcatcTTCTCGCGGGCAGTCTACCGTAGGTACGGAAGTGACCTCTCAGGTAGACAACTTGCAGAAACAGTCTCAGGAAGAACTTCAAAAAGAGTCTGGGCCTCTCCAGGGTAAGGGGAAGCCCCGAGCTTGGGCTCGGGCCTGGGCAGCTGCCTTGGAGAATCCTAGCCCTAAGAACTTGGAGAGAAGTGCTGGACAATGTAGTCCTGCTAAAGAAGGCCCTCTAGACCTCTACCCCAAGCTGGCTGACACTATCCAAGCCAATCCTATACCAACCCATCTCTCATTGGTCGACTCTGCCCAAGCCAGCCCCATGCCAGTTGACTCTGTTGAAGCTGATCCCACTGCAGTTGGCCCTGTTCTAGCTGGCCCTATACCTGTTGACCCTGGGTTGGCTGACCTTGCTTCAACCAGCTCAGAACTGGTTGAGCCTCTGCCAGCTGAGCCAGTGCTGATCAACCCAGTCCTGGCTGACTCAGCAGCAGTTGACCCTGCAGTGGTTCCCATCTCAGATAACTTGCCACCAGTTGATGCTGTCCCATCTGGCCCACCACCAGTTGATCTAGCACTAGTTGACCCTGTTCCTAATGACCTGACTCCAGTTGACCCAGTGCTAGTTAAGTCCAGACCAACTGATCCCAGACGTGGTGCAGTGTCATCAGCCCTGGGGGGTTCAGCACCCCAGCTCCTCGTGGAGTCAGAGTCCTTGGACCCACCAAAGACCATCATCCCTGAAGTCAAAGAGGTTGTGGATTCTCTGAAAATTGAAAGTGGTACCAGTGCTACAACCCACGAAGCCAGACCTCGGCCTCTCAGCTTATCTGAGTACCGGCGACGAAGGCAGCAACGCCAAgcagaaacagaagagagaagtcCCCAGCCTCCAACTGGGAAGTGGCCTAGCCTTCCAGAGACTCCCACAGGGCTGGCAGACATCCCTTGTCTTGTCATCCCACCAGCCTCAGCCAAGAAGACAGCTCTTCAGAGAAGCCCTGAAGCACCCCCTGAGATTTGCCTTGTGCCTGTAGGTCCCAGCCCTGCTTCTCCTAGTCCTGAGCCACCTGTAAGCAAACCTGTGGCCTCAGCTCCCACTGAGCAGGTGCCATCCCAGGAGATGCCACTGTTGGCGAGACCTTCCCCTTCTGTGCAGTCTGTGTCCTCTGTTGTGCCCACACCTCCCGCGATGTCTACTGCCCTGCCTTTCCCTGCAGGTGGGCTGGGCATGCCCCCCAGTCTGCCCCCACCTGCCTTGCAGCCTCCTAGTCTTCCATTGTCTATGGGGCCAGTACTACCTGATCCGTTTACTCACTATGCCCCCGTGCCACCCTGGCCTTGTTATCCTCATGTGTCCCCTTCTGGCTATCCTTGCCTGcccctcccaccaacagtgcccCTAGTGTCTGGTACTCCTGGTGCCTATGCCGTGCCTCCCACTTGCAATGTGCCTTGGGCACcccctcctgccccagtctcacCTTACAGTTCCACCTGTACCTATGGGCCCTTGGGATGGGGCCCAGGGCCTCAACATGCTCCATTCTGGTCTACTGTTCCCCCACCTCCTTTGCCTCCAGCCTCCGTTGGGAGAGCTGTTCCCCAACCTAAGATGGAGTCTAGGGGCACTCCAGCTGGCCCTCCTGAAAATGTACTTCCCGTGTCGATGGCTCCTCCCCTCAGTCTTGGGCTACCTGGCCATGGAGCTCCTCAGACAGAGCCTACCAAGGTGGAGGTCAAGCCAGTGCCTGCATCTCCCCATCCGAAACACAAGGTGTCTGCCCTGGTGCAAAGTCCCCAGATGAAGGCTCCAGCATGTGTGTCTGCTGAAGGTGTGACTGTTGAGGAGCCTGCATCAGAGAGGCTAAAGCCTGAGACCCAAGAGACCAGGCCCAGGGAGAAGCCCCCCTTACCTGCTACCAAGGCTGTTCCGACACCAAGGCAGAGCACTGTCCCCAAGCTGCCTGCTGTCCACCCAGCCCGTCTAAGGAAGCTGTCCTTCCTGCCTACCCCACGTACTCAGGGTTCTGAAGATGTGGTACAGGCTTTCATCAGTGAGATTG GAATTGAGGCATCGGACCTGTCCAGTCTGCTGGAGCAGTTTGAGAAATCAGAAG CCAAAAAGGAGTGTCCTCCTCCGGCTCCTGCTGACAGCTTGGCTGTAGGAAACTCAGG CGGCGTTGACATTCCCCAGGAGAAGAGGCCCCTAGACCGGTTACAAGCCCCAGAACTGGCCAACGTGGCAG GGCTCACCCCTCCAGCTACCCCTCCCCACCAGTTATGGAAGCCCCTGGCTGCTGTCTCACTGCTGGCCAAAGCCAAATCTCCTAAGTCCACCGCCCAGGAGGGAACCCTGAAGCCTGAAGGAGTTACGGAGGCCAAACATCCAGCTGCAGTTCGCCTCCAAGAAGGGGTCCATGGCCCTAGTCGAGTCCATGTGGGCTCTGGGGACCATGACTATTGTGTCCGGAGCAGGACTCCCCCAAAAAAGATGCCTGCCCTAGTCATTCCAGAGGTGGGCTCCCGATGGAATGTCAAGCGCCATCAGGACATCACCATCAAACCTGTCTTGTCCTTGGGCCCAGCTGCCCCTCCGCCCCCATGCATAGCTGCCTCCCGGGAGCCACTTGATCACAGGACTAGCAGTGAGCAGGCAGATCCCTCAGCACCCTGCCTTGCCCCATCCAGCTTGCTGTCCCCTGAGGCTTCACCCTGCCGGAATGACATGAACACTAGGACTCCCCCTGAACCCTCAGCCAAGCAGCGGTCAATGCGCTGTTACCGAAAAGCCTGCAGGTCAGCCAGCCCCTCAAGCCAGGGCTGGCAGGGCCGCCGAGGCCGCAACAGCCGTTCTGTCAGCTCTGGGTCCAACCAGACCAGCGAAGCatcttcctcctcatcctcatcGTCGTCTTCCTCATCCCGATCTCGGTCCAGGTCCCTCTCCCCCCCACACAAGAGGTGGCGAAG GTCCAGCTGTAGTTCCTCTGGACGTTCTCGAAGATGCTCTTCCTCCTCTTCGTCATCATCTTCCTCTTCGTCTTCCTCATCCTCATCCAGTTCTCGAAGCCGCTCCCGCTCCCCATCCCCCCGCCGGAGAAGTGACAGGAGGCGGCG GTACAGCTCTTATCGTTCACATGACCATTACCAAAGGCAAAGAGTGCTGCAAAAGGAGCGTGCAATA GAAGAAAGAAGGGTGGTCTTCATTGGAAAGATACCTGGCCGTATGACTCGATCAGAGCTGAAACAGAGGTTCTCCGTTTTTGGAGAGATTGAGGAGTGCACCATCCACTTCCGTGTCCAAGG GGACAACTACGGCTTCGTCACTTATCGCTATGCTGAGGAGGCATTTGCAGCCATTGAGAGTGGCCACAAGCTGCGGCAGGCAGATGAGCAGCCCTTTGATCTCTGCTTTGGGGGCCGAAGGCAATTCTGCAAGAGGAGCTATTCTGATCTTG ACTCCAACCGGGAAGACTTTGACCCAGCACCTGTAAAGAGCAAATTTGATTCTCTTGACTTTGACACATTGTTGAAACAGGCCCAGAAGAACCTCAGGAGGTAA